The following coding sequences are from one Desulfosporosinus orientis DSM 765 window:
- a CDS encoding 4Fe-4S dicluster domain-containing protein: protein MVTAIQDTKVIVTVDWCKKCGICIAFCPKKVLESDELGRVVVARPEQCIACKICERLCPDFAINIEVTKDE, encoded by the coding sequence TTGGTTACAGCAATTCAAGATACTAAAGTGATTGTGACAGTAGATTGGTGTAAAAAGTGCGGGATATGCATAGCTTTCTGCCCCAAAAAAGTGCTGGAAAGCGATGAATTGGGGAGGGTAGTTGTTGCCAGGCCGGAGCAGTGCATAGCCTGTAAAATTTGTGAACGATTGTGTCCGGACTTTGCCATAAACATCGAGGTGACGAAAGATGAATAA
- a CDS encoding 2-oxoacid:ferredoxin oxidoreductase subunit beta — MFNDIAQYFRIETLPHIWCPGCGIGTITAAIIRAIKTLQLDQNKVIFVSGIGCSSRMPGYLDFNTLHTTHGRALPFATGIKTARPELDVFVIMGDGDATAIGGNHLIHASRRNIDLTAIVINNSIYGMTGGQTSPLTPHDKRGTTSPFGNLESPFQVLELAKAAGATFGARATAYHNQLLTKLVIDAYNNPGFSLVEAISQCPVSYGRRNKFKTPADMLLWQKEHAFKAGQSPAHEEDFQIGEIFKGERPEYTQEYEKLRQKLKEVSR; from the coding sequence ATGTTTAATGATATCGCTCAATATTTTAGAATAGAAACCCTGCCGCACATTTGGTGCCCCGGCTGTGGGATCGGGACCATTACCGCAGCCATCATCCGGGCCATTAAAACCTTGCAGCTGGATCAAAACAAGGTGATTTTTGTTTCTGGAATTGGCTGCTCTTCCCGTATGCCGGGGTACTTGGACTTTAACACCCTTCATACTACTCATGGCAGGGCTTTGCCCTTTGCAACAGGGATTAAGACAGCACGCCCGGAGCTGGATGTCTTTGTTATTATGGGGGATGGAGATGCCACAGCCATTGGCGGAAATCATTTGATTCATGCTTCCAGACGCAATATTGACCTGACAGCCATCGTGATCAATAACAGCATTTACGGTATGACAGGAGGGCAAACCTCCCCTCTGACTCCCCATGACAAACGAGGAACTACGTCTCCTTTTGGGAATTTGGAGAGCCCATTTCAAGTTCTGGAGCTGGCAAAAGCAGCGGGTGCAACTTTTGGGGCACGGGCAACGGCTTATCACAATCAGCTGCTTACGAAATTAGTGATTGATGCCTATAATAATCCGGGTTTTTCCTTAGTGGAGGCTATTTCACAGTGCCCTGTATCCTACGGCCGGCGAAATAAGTTTAAAACCCCTGCGGATATGCTGCTCTGGCAAAAAGAGCATGCCTTCAAAGCAGGACAATCCCCAGCTCATGAAGAGGACTTCCAGATTGGCGAGATATTTAAAGGGGAAAGGCCGGAATATACTCAGGAGTATGAAAAACTTAGGCAGAAGTTAAAGGAGGTCAGTCGCTGA
- a CDS encoding 2-oxoacid:acceptor oxidoreductase subunit alpha, producing MNKPRLMQGNEAVAEGALAAGVHFYAGYPITPSTEIAEKMAERLPAIGGTFIQMEDEIGSMAAVIGASLTGLKSLTATSGPGFSLKQENLGYAIATEVPCVVVNVQRGGPSTGLPTSPAQADVMQARWGTHGDHPIIVITPSSVQECYELIVKAFNMAEEYRIPVILLMDEVIGHLREQVIIPERLIIINRKSPDVTPHDYIPYENDESMIPAMANFGDGYRYHVTGLTHNEKGLPTGNPDVTRRFMQRLTQKLSPYLEKIQLVEEVQLDDAELVLIAYGCAARSAMSAVHTARSMGLKVGLFRPITIWPFPQKQLEKYEGRKYLVVEMNSGQLAGEIERIFGYRKVELLNRTDGELITPNEILERIREV from the coding sequence ATGAATAAGCCCAGATTAATGCAAGGGAATGAAGCGGTTGCAGAAGGAGCTTTGGCGGCTGGAGTCCATTTTTATGCGGGATATCCAATTACTCCCTCCACGGAAATCGCTGAAAAAATGGCAGAGAGATTACCCGCCATCGGGGGTACGTTTATTCAAATGGAAGATGAAATCGGCAGCATGGCAGCGGTCATCGGGGCTTCTTTGACTGGTCTTAAAAGCTTGACAGCGACAAGCGGTCCGGGGTTTTCACTGAAACAGGAAAATTTGGGCTATGCCATTGCTACCGAAGTGCCCTGTGTGGTAGTTAATGTCCAGAGGGGCGGACCCAGTACAGGATTACCTACGTCTCCTGCTCAGGCGGATGTTATGCAGGCTCGCTGGGGCACTCATGGAGACCATCCTATTATTGTCATAACTCCCTCATCCGTGCAGGAATGTTATGAACTTATCGTTAAAGCCTTTAATATGGCCGAGGAATACCGCATCCCGGTAATACTTCTCATGGATGAAGTGATTGGGCACTTGAGGGAGCAGGTAATCATACCTGAAAGATTGATAATTATTAACAGAAAGAGTCCCGATGTTACTCCCCATGACTATATTCCTTATGAAAACGATGAGAGCATGATCCCGGCTATGGCAAACTTTGGGGATGGTTACCGCTATCATGTCACAGGCTTAACTCATAATGAAAAGGGTTTACCGACAGGAAACCCGGATGTGACCAGGCGATTTATGCAGCGTTTGACTCAGAAGCTAAGTCCTTATTTAGAAAAGATCCAATTGGTGGAAGAGGTGCAGCTTGATGATGCGGAACTAGTTTTAATTGCCTATGGCTGTGCTGCTCGTTCAGCTATGTCGGCGGTACATACAGCCCGGAGTATGGGGCTGAAGGTGGGACTTTTTCGTCCGATTACGATTTGGCCTTTTCCCCAGAAGCAATTAGAGAAATATGAAGGCCGGAAATACTTGGTTGTGGAGATGAATAGTGGTCAATTGGCCGGGGAGATAGAGAGAATCTTTGGCTATAGAAAGGTAGAGCTTCTAAACCGCACCGACGGAGAACTAATAACCCCCAATGAAATTCTAGAGAGAATTCGGGAGGTTTAG
- a CDS encoding ribonuclease Z, translating to MLDICLLGTGGVMPLPGRWLSSLLIRCQGRMILIDCGEGTQVPLKKLHWGIKTIDAILFTHYHADHIAGLPGLLLTIGNSGRTEPLSLLGPPGLKRVVEGLTIIAPELPFELTLSELPDTDCSEKRIGEIHLKSIPVNHTVSCFAYCFELNRKGKFDVERAKKLGIPTHYWKTLQKGIAIFLEGEKISPEMVLGQKRKGIKVCYCTDTRPTSGLVQFINGSDLFICEGMYGNDDSYPKALEKKHMLFSEAALLASQGKVKELWLTHYSPSVMDPEEYMDAARALFTNTKAGIDLLMSSLKFAD from the coding sequence ATGCTTGATATTTGTCTGCTGGGAACTGGAGGTGTAATGCCGCTTCCAGGCAGATGGCTTTCATCCTTGCTTATTCGCTGCCAAGGAAGAATGATTTTGATCGACTGCGGCGAAGGCACCCAGGTCCCCTTAAAAAAATTACACTGGGGCATAAAAACCATTGATGCTATTCTTTTTACTCATTATCACGCAGATCATATTGCAGGTTTACCTGGCTTGCTTCTTACCATAGGCAATTCAGGCAGGACAGAGCCTTTGTCTTTGCTGGGTCCTCCCGGATTAAAAAGAGTTGTCGAGGGCTTAACTATAATTGCTCCTGAACTGCCTTTTGAATTGACTTTATCAGAATTACCAGATACAGACTGCAGTGAAAAACGTATTGGCGAAATTCACCTAAAATCTATTCCGGTAAATCACACGGTTTCTTGCTTTGCCTATTGTTTTGAGCTTAATCGGAAAGGTAAATTTGACGTTGAACGCGCAAAGAAGCTAGGCATCCCAACTCATTATTGGAAAACTCTTCAAAAGGGAATAGCAATTTTTCTTGAAGGAGAAAAAATCAGCCCTGAAATGGTCCTTGGTCAAAAACGTAAAGGGATTAAAGTATGCTATTGTACTGATACAAGACCTACCAGCGGCCTTGTCCAGTTCATTAATGGCTCAGACCTTTTTATTTGTGAAGGTATGTACGGAAATGATGATAGTTATCCTAAAGCCCTGGAAAAAAAACATATGCTTTTTTCTGAAGCGGCCTTACTTGCAAGTCAGGGAAAGGTTAAGGAATTGTGGCTTACTCACTATAGCCCCTCGGTGATGGATCCCGAGGAATACATGGACGCAGCGAGAGCTTTATTCACCAATACAAAAGCAGGGATAGATTTGCTTATGAGTTCTTTGAAATTTGCTGATTAA
- a CDS encoding 2-oxoacid:acceptor oxidoreductase family protein: MAKQEFLLTGTGGQGLILAAIMLAEAGINAGQNVAQSQSYGPEARGGASRAEVIIGNEAIYYPKVERPDFVLTLSQEAYKKYGLHLNEEAILIVDDSYVTEVKPRSRNFYSLPITKAARVHFGSEQSSNVLALGVVASLSGQIPKENVLQAVQERAPKGTAAQNTKALEIGWQMGLKAGDLQENAGDLKENERWQNEGDV; the protein is encoded by the coding sequence ATGGCAAAGCAAGAATTCCTGTTAACAGGGACGGGCGGACAGGGACTGATATTAGCCGCGATTATGCTGGCAGAAGCCGGGATTAATGCCGGTCAAAATGTTGCCCAGAGTCAAAGCTACGGTCCTGAAGCCCGGGGAGGTGCCAGCCGGGCGGAAGTCATCATCGGCAACGAGGCTATTTATTATCCTAAAGTGGAAAGACCGGACTTTGTGTTAACCCTTAGCCAAGAGGCCTATAAAAAGTATGGTTTACATCTCAATGAAGAGGCAATACTCATCGTTGATGATTCCTATGTCACTGAAGTTAAGCCGCGAAGCAGAAATTTTTATTCTCTGCCGATTACCAAGGCTGCCCGTGTTCACTTCGGTTCTGAACAAAGTTCCAATGTATTAGCTCTTGGTGTAGTGGCTTCTTTAAGCGGTCAGATACCCAAGGAAAATGTTTTGCAGGCTGTACAGGAACGGGCTCCCAAAGGAACTGCAGCTCAAAATACTAAGGCTTTGGAAATTGGCTGGCAAATGGGATTGAAAGCTGGAGACCTGCAGGAAAATGCCGGGGATCTAAAAGAAAATGAACGCTGGCAAAATGAAGGTGATGTGTAG
- a CDS encoding HEAT repeat domain-containing protein yields the protein MADLVNWGWSKNDLTSLGESLAAVLLDEWGGPRSPLALKYINETIIPDLIHCFCNNADLLTNSTFAEIIQWKLKNQFANPSAVVADLAKDLLEPAQRIIKRPQITDPKEPWRRIFRLWIGGESLPNIAEKTGYPLDYLDLLILRLKKIKAFIVNTRASLLECQQNPELREFGFEQLSFLYQFQTAVEGEPLYKERLILEQVILDLGIPLPVPDLVTLLEIIHTHEGRLDENSLVSAMSESAGRWGPGTGVLGGDQRANLFSCAIDGLIALHYVQKNKGGKLTLSEKSAQTIAGFLLPKLGEQLQRAISISDFGLAKSLLLSQNEAVLLRMIDWILRELKDREGFQLLNSIYQQVSRRVDIHLIKAFAELPISFEILLKCLEDNDSLIRAQACEALGRIGNRKAAALLIQLLHDPVAGVKEKAAQALGDVGDISAIPELSKVAEDYSESVKVRELARKALGKLENSNY from the coding sequence GTGGCGGATTTAGTAAATTGGGGCTGGAGCAAGAATGATTTAACCAGCTTAGGGGAGAGTTTGGCAGCTGTCTTATTAGATGAGTGGGGAGGGCCGAGAAGTCCCCTTGCTCTGAAATATATTAATGAAACGATTATTCCGGATCTCATCCATTGCTTTTGCAACAATGCGGATTTGCTTACAAACTCCACCTTTGCCGAGATTATTCAATGGAAGCTGAAAAACCAGTTTGCCAATCCTTCTGCTGTGGTTGCAGATTTAGCTAAAGACTTGCTCGAGCCGGCCCAAAGGATTATTAAGCGTCCGCAGATAACGGATCCCAAGGAGCCTTGGCGCAGGATTTTCCGCCTTTGGATTGGTGGTGAATCCTTGCCAAATATTGCGGAAAAAACAGGTTATCCTCTGGACTATTTGGATTTACTGATTCTAAGACTAAAAAAAATTAAGGCCTTTATTGTCAATACTAGGGCAAGTTTATTGGAATGCCAGCAGAATCCGGAACTGCGAGAATTCGGTTTTGAACAACTGAGCTTTCTTTATCAGTTTCAGACTGCCGTTGAAGGTGAACCCTTGTATAAGGAGCGTCTAATTCTTGAACAAGTGATTTTGGATCTGGGTATACCCTTGCCTGTGCCTGATTTGGTGACACTTCTGGAAATTATCCATACTCATGAGGGCAGGTTGGATGAGAATTCTTTGGTTTCCGCCATGAGTGAAAGTGCCGGCAGGTGGGGACCGGGTACGGGAGTCTTAGGGGGCGATCAGAGAGCAAACCTATTCTCATGCGCAATTGATGGTCTTATAGCACTCCATTATGTTCAAAAAAACAAAGGGGGTAAATTAACCCTCAGTGAAAAAAGTGCGCAAACCATTGCTGGATTTTTGCTTCCTAAACTTGGAGAACAATTGCAGAGAGCTATCTCAATAAGTGATTTTGGACTTGCCAAGAGTCTTTTATTGAGTCAAAATGAGGCAGTCTTGTTGCGCATGATTGATTGGATTCTACGGGAACTTAAGGATAGAGAAGGCTTTCAACTTTTAAACAGCATCTATCAACAGGTTAGCAGGCGAGTGGATATTCACTTAATAAAGGCTTTTGCTGAGCTCCCAATATCCTTTGAAATTTTGCTGAAATGTTTGGAGGATAATGACAGCTTGATTCGAGCTCAAGCCTGTGAAGCTTTAGGACGTATAGGTAATAGAAAGGCGGCAGCCTTGCTGATCCAGCTATTGCATGATCCGGTGGCTGGGGTTAAGGAAAAAGCAGCTCAAGCTCTCGGCGATGTAGGGGATATTTCAGCAATCCCGGAATTATCTAAAGTTGCAGAGGACTATAGTGAATCCGTGAAGGTGAGGGAGCTGGCCCGGAAAGCTCTGGGAAAACTTGAAAACTCAAATTATTAA